TCGGGCATCTCTGTGAGCAATTGGAAGGCAACCATGGGCATTGAAACAGACTTCGAAGTTGTCAGCGCTGTCCTCAGCGCCGAGCCGATTTCGGTGGACCAGGCCATCAGGGCAGTGGAATCGGACACAGCCGGTGCGGTGGTCAGCTTCAGCGGGGTGGTGCGTAACCACGACGGCGGCAAAGCTGTTGATCGGTTGAGCTACAGTGCACACCCCACCGCCCACCAGGTCATGTCCGACGTCGTGGCACAGTTGGTCGCGGAGCACTCCGGTGAAGCCAACCAACCCGTGCGGATCTGGGCCGCGCACCGGATCGGCACGCTGGAAATCGGCGATCCCGCGCTGGTCTGCGCCGTTGCAGCCGCGCACCGGGGCCAAGCCTTCGCCGTTTGCTCCGAACTGGTGGACAGGGTCAAAGAACAGGTCCCCATTTGGAAAGAGCAGTTCTTCAGTGACGGCACTGTGGAATGGGTCGGTGCAGGGGAGTAGGCGCAGGTAACGGTTCCTTCCCGTGCCCGGCCCGGCGGTAGGGTTAAAGGCATGACCGAACAACTTGCTGTTGCAGTGCTGGGCGCCAACGGGCGCATGGGAATTGAAGCCGTTAAGGCTGTTGAAGCAGCCGAAGACATGAAGCTGGTGGCCGCCTTGGGCCGCGGTGATTCCCTGGAGAAGCTGCTCGACGCCGGTGCGCAGTACGTTGTTGACCTCACCGTCCCGGACATCACCGAGACCAACGTCCGGTTCGCCGTCGAGCACGGTATCCACGCCGTCGTGGGTACCACAGGTTGGAACGCCGACAGGCTGGAATCCCTGCGCGGACTGCTGGAGTCGAAGCCGGAAACAGGCGTGCTCATTGCGCCCAATTTCGCCCTGGGCTCGGTGCTGGCGTCCGCCTTCGCTGCCAAGGCCTCGCAGTACTTCGAGTCGGTGGAAATCATCGAGCTGCACCACCCCAACAAGGTGGATGCGCCCTCCGGCACGGCGGTGCGCACGGCTCAGTTGATCGCCGAAGCCCGCCAGGAAGCAGGCGTCCCGGCCAGCCCGGACGCCACCGAGACGTCATTGGAGGGCGCGCGCGGCTGTGACGTGGACGGGGTCCGGGTGCACAGTGTCCGCCTCCGCGGCCTTGTTGCCCACCAGGAAGTCCTCTTTGGCGGCCCCGGTGAACAGCTGACGTTGCGCCACGATTCCTTCGACCGCGCCTCCTTCATGCCCGGCGTCCTCCTTGGACTGCGCAAGGTAGGAGCCAACCCCGGCCTGACGGTCGGCTTGGACGGCTACTTGGATTTGGGGCTCTAGGACATGGGAAATTTCTGGACAGCACTTAAGAAGAACCGCACCAAAATCTGGGTTGGTGCCATCACCTTGTTGTTGGTGCTGTACCTGGTGGTGTCCGTTCAACGCTCCTTCCTCCTGCTCGGCGACCCCAACCTGGTGGCCAAGGGCATGGGTGCCGCCTACCTGGTCCTGCCGGTAGTGGGCGCGTGGGCACTCATCCGCGAACTCCTTTTTGGTGCCCGCACCGAACAGATGGCCAAAGTCCTGGAGGCCGAAGGCGGGCTGCCGGAAGACACGCTTCCCCGAACCCCCGGCGGCAGGATCGTCCGATCCGCTGCGGACGCAGAGTTCGAAAAGTACCGGGCTGAAGCCGAGGCCGCCCCGGAAGATTGGCGCTCCTGGTTCCGGCTGAGCTGCGCCTATGACGCCTCCGGTGACCGCAAGAGGGCGCGCGCTTCCATGCGGGACGCGGTGAAGCTCTTCCGGTCTCAGCCAACCGCCGCTGGCCGGTAACTGCCGAGCCTGGACGCCTGGTGGGCCACCCACTCCAGTGGTCCCCGCCGTCGGAGCAGGGCGAAACAGGCCCCGATGATGATCGCGGCAATGGCCTGTGCCCAGTACATGCCTTCCGGGGTCCAGCCGGCCGGCAGGGGCCTATTGGTGAAACCGGATACCACCCACACGTGTGCCGAATAGAGGCTCAGTGTCATGGCGCCCGGACCGCTGAGCAGGATCAGGAAGTTCACCTTCGCCCGTTCAGCCACGGTGCCAAGCAGCAGGAACAACCCCACGACGGCGGCAGCCGTGCCCCCGGTGTGCAGCAAGTCCAGGGTGGTGCCGGCGTGCGGCGCTGCGGTGGCCAGCCACCACCATGAATCGACTTGTTGAAGGCCGGTGAGGTTGACCTGCAGCATGCTTTCCAGCGGGTATCCGCGGGTACCGGGGAGCGCTTCGAGGGCCGCCCTCCCGCCCCACGATTCCATGGCCAGGAAGCCAGCGGCTTTCGCGACGACGGCCACAACGGTTCCGCCAGCCAACAGCAGGAGCTGTACCTTCGCCGTCGTGAGGGCCAGGCGGCCTATGGCGAGCCCCACCAGAAGGTAGGAAATCCACTGGAACACGGGGTAGTAGCCGGTGAAGAAGAGGTCGGCCAGGAGCCTTCCAGGTGTCTCCAGGTCTTCGGCCTTCGGGTTGTGGCCCAACTGCAGGGGAGGGGTCGCGTCCAGCAGCAATGGCCGCACCAGGTACGCCAGGACCGGCGAGGCCAGGATCCAGCCGAGTGCCAGGAAGCAGAGGGCTTTCAGGCGCAGGCCAAGGAACGGCAGGACGCAGAGGAACAAGAGAGCGTAGTGGACCAGAATCACTGCGACGTTGACATCAAGCCCGCCCAGGACGAATCCGACGACGGCAATCACCAGGGCGCGCAGGGCCACTCCGACCCTTGCGGCCCGCAGCCCGGCACCGCTCCGGGGCTCCTGCTTGCCTGTACTGAGGGCCAATCCGACGCCGGCAAGTACGGCGAAAAGGGCTGAGGACCGACCGGAAAAAACCAATCCCACGAATGTCGGCTCCCATTGCGGAGAAGGCCCGAACGTCGGCATCAGGTGTGTGGACATCATGCCCAGCAAGGCCGCGCCCCGGGCGGCATCGATCCCCTTGAGCCGGGCTGAAACCGGGCCGGCCCCTGCGGCCTCCTGCTGAGGGGCCGTCCCGTGCGAAGTCATGCAGCGATCGTCTCATAGCTGCTGCGCGGCAACCCGTCCCGGACCGGCTATTGCGGGGCGGTCCTTGTCTTCGAATATATGTTCGAATAGCATTGCGTCATGAACGATGTTCCAAAGCCGCCGAACCCCCTCTGTGGACC
This Paenarthrobacter sp. GOM3 DNA region includes the following protein-coding sequences:
- the dapB gene encoding 4-hydroxy-tetrahydrodipicolinate reductase; protein product: MTEQLAVAVLGANGRMGIEAVKAVEAAEDMKLVAALGRGDSLEKLLDAGAQYVVDLTVPDITETNVRFAVEHGIHAVVGTTGWNADRLESLRGLLESKPETGVLIAPNFALGSVLASAFAAKASQYFESVEIIELHHPNKVDAPSGTAVRTAQLIAEARQEAGVPASPDATETSLEGARGCDVDGVRVHSVRLRGLVAHQEVLFGGPGEQLTLRHDSFDRASFMPGVLLGLRKVGANPGLTVGLDGYLDLGL
- a CDS encoding molybdenum cofactor biosynthesis protein MoaE → MGIETDFEVVSAVLSAEPISVDQAIRAVESDTAGAVVSFSGVVRNHDGGKAVDRLSYSAHPTAHQVMSDVVAQLVAEHSGEANQPVRIWAAHRIGTLEIGDPALVCAVAAAHRGQAFAVCSELVDRVKEQVPIWKEQFFSDGTVEWVGAGE
- a CDS encoding heparan-alpha-glucosaminide N-acetyltransferase domain-containing protein, yielding MTSHGTAPQQEAAGAGPVSARLKGIDAARGAALLGMMSTHLMPTFGPSPQWEPTFVGLVFSGRSSALFAVLAGVGLALSTGKQEPRSGAGLRAARVGVALRALVIAVVGFVLGGLDVNVAVILVHYALLFLCVLPFLGLRLKALCFLALGWILASPVLAYLVRPLLLDATPPLQLGHNPKAEDLETPGRLLADLFFTGYYPVFQWISYLLVGLAIGRLALTTAKVQLLLLAGGTVVAVVAKAAGFLAMESWGGRAALEALPGTRGYPLESMLQVNLTGLQQVDSWWWLATAAPHAGTTLDLLHTGGTAAAVVGLFLLLGTVAERAKVNFLILLSGPGAMTLSLYSAHVWVVSGFTNRPLPAGWTPEGMYWAQAIAAIIIGACFALLRRRGPLEWVAHQASRLGSYRPAAVG